One Streptomyces sp. B21-105 genomic region harbors:
- the rfbD gene encoding dTDP-4-dehydrorhamnose reductase, which translates to MTRWLLTGSGGMLGRDLTEMISAGGARSLTALTRQDLDVTDAAAVRAAVADHDVVVNAAAWTDVDGAEAEEAAATRINGEGPRMLAEACADSGAVLIQVSTDYVFPGNATEPYRHDAPTSPVNAYGRGKLVGEQAVTELLPEHGYVVRTAWLYGAHGRNFVATMLNLAEQRETVDVVDDQLGQPTWTVALARQITELGESAVAGGAPAGVYHGTASGTGTWFDLARAAFELAGLDPERVRPTTSEKFVRPARRPAYSVLAHDRWAEAGVAVQPHWRNQLDEALKVTLPGGRTGA; encoded by the coding sequence ATGACCCGTTGGCTGCTCACCGGCTCGGGCGGCATGCTCGGCCGTGACCTCACCGAGATGATCTCGGCAGGCGGGGCGCGGAGCCTCACCGCGCTGACCCGCCAGGACTTGGACGTCACCGACGCCGCCGCGGTCCGCGCCGCGGTGGCGGATCACGACGTCGTGGTCAACGCGGCCGCGTGGACCGACGTGGACGGCGCCGAGGCCGAAGAGGCCGCGGCCACCCGGATCAACGGCGAGGGCCCGCGAATGCTCGCTGAGGCGTGCGCGGACAGCGGCGCCGTCCTCATCCAGGTCTCCACCGACTACGTCTTCCCCGGAAACGCCACCGAGCCGTACCGGCACGACGCCCCGACCTCGCCGGTGAACGCCTACGGACGCGGCAAGCTCGTCGGCGAACAGGCGGTGACCGAGCTGTTGCCCGAGCACGGCTACGTGGTGCGCACGGCATGGCTGTACGGCGCCCATGGGCGCAACTTCGTCGCGACGATGCTGAACCTGGCCGAGCAGCGGGAGACCGTGGACGTGGTCGACGACCAACTGGGCCAGCCGACCTGGACCGTCGCGCTCGCCCGCCAGATCACGGAGCTCGGCGAGTCGGCCGTGGCGGGCGGGGCTCCGGCGGGCGTGTACCACGGCACCGCGTCCGGCACGGGCACCTGGTTCGACCTGGCACGGGCCGCGTTCGAACTGGCCGGGCTCGACCCGGAACGGGTGCGCCCGACGACGTCGGAGAAGTTCGTGCGGCCGGCCCGTCGGCCCGCGTACAGCGTGCTCGCCCACGACCGGTGGGCCGAGGCGGGTGTGGCGGTTCAGCCGCACTGGCGTAATCAGCTCGACGAGGCCCTGAAGGTGACCCTTCCAGGCGGGCGGACCGGCGCGTGA